One segment of Streptomyces sp. NBC_00576 DNA contains the following:
- the leuA gene encoding 2-isopropylmalate synthase, which yields MATSHSRANRQQPTSMPIHKYGRYEQVDISDRTWPGNRITVAPRWLSTDLRDGNQSLIDPMSPARKRSMFDLLVKMGYKEIEVGFPASGQTDFDFVRSIVEEPGAIPDDVTISVLTQAREDLIERTVESLKGAKRATVHLYNATAPVFRRVVFRGSKDDIKQIAVDGTRLVMEYAEKHLGPETEFGYQYSPEIFTDTELDFALEVCEAVMDVWQPGPGREIILNLPATVERSTPSTHADRFEWMGRNLTRREHVVLSIHPHNDRGTAVAAAELALMAGADRVEGCLFGQGERTGNVDLVTLGMNLFSQGVDPQIDFSDIDEIRRTWEYCNQMEVHPRHPYVGDLVYTSFSGSHQDAIKKGFDAMEADAAAKGVTVDDIEWAVPYLPIDPKDVGRSYEAVIRVNSQSGKGGIAYVLKNDHKLDLPRRMQIEFSKLIQAKTDAEGGEVTPKDIWAAFRDEYLPNPENPWGRIQVSTGQSTTDKDGVDTLTVEAEVDGVETTLVGTGNGPISAFFHALQGLDIDARLLDYTEHTMSEGASAQAASYIEVAIGDKVLWGIGIDANTTRASLKAVVSAVNRAGR from the coding sequence ATGGCAACCAGCCACAGCCGCGCCAATCGCCAGCAGCCCACTTCCATGCCGATCCACAAGTACGGCCGGTACGAGCAGGTCGACATCTCCGACCGCACCTGGCCCGGAAACCGGATCACCGTCGCCCCCCGCTGGCTCTCCACGGACCTGCGTGACGGCAACCAGTCCCTGATCGACCCCATGTCTCCCGCCCGCAAGCGCTCGATGTTCGACCTGCTGGTGAAGATGGGCTACAAGGAGATCGAGGTCGGCTTCCCGGCCTCCGGACAGACGGACTTCGACTTCGTACGCTCGATCGTCGAGGAGCCGGGCGCGATCCCGGACGACGTCACCATCTCCGTACTGACCCAGGCCCGCGAGGACCTGATCGAGCGGACCGTCGAGTCCCTGAAGGGCGCCAAGCGCGCCACGGTCCACCTGTACAACGCGACCGCCCCCGTCTTCCGCCGGGTCGTCTTCCGCGGCTCCAAGGACGACATCAAGCAGATCGCCGTCGACGGCACCCGGCTGGTCATGGAGTACGCCGAGAAGCACCTGGGCCCCGAGACGGAGTTCGGCTACCAGTACAGCCCCGAGATCTTCACCGACACCGAGCTGGACTTCGCGCTGGAGGTCTGTGAGGCGGTCATGGACGTCTGGCAGCCCGGCCCGGGCCGCGAGATCATCCTCAACCTGCCTGCCACGGTGGAGCGTTCGACCCCGTCGACGCACGCGGACCGCTTCGAGTGGATGGGCCGCAACCTGACCCGCCGCGAGCACGTCGTCCTGTCGATCCACCCCCACAACGACCGCGGCACGGCCGTCGCCGCCGCCGAACTGGCGCTGATGGCCGGCGCCGACCGCGTCGAGGGCTGTCTGTTCGGCCAGGGCGAGCGCACCGGCAACGTCGACCTGGTCACCCTGGGCATGAACCTGTTCTCGCAGGGCGTCGACCCGCAGATCGACTTCTCCGACATCGACGAGATCCGTCGTACGTGGGAGTACTGCAACCAGATGGAGGTCCACCCGCGCCACCCGTACGTGGGCGACCTGGTCTACACGTCCTTCTCCGGCTCCCACCAGGACGCCATCAAGAAGGGCTTCGACGCCATGGAGGCCGACGCGGCCGCGAAGGGCGTCACCGTCGACGACATCGAGTGGGCGGTCCCGTACCTGCCGATCGACCCGAAGGACGTCGGCCGGTCCTACGAAGCCGTGATCCGGGTCAACTCCCAGTCCGGCAAGGGCGGAATCGCGTACGTCCTGAAGAACGACCACAAGCTGGACCTGCCGCGCCGGATGCAGATCGAGTTCTCGAAGCTGATCCAGGCGAAGACGGACGCCGAGGGCGGCGAGGTCACGCCGAAGGACATCTGGGCGGCCTTCCGGGACGAGTACCTGCCGAACCCCGAGAACCCGTGGGGCCGGATCCAGGTCAGCACCGGCCAGTCGACCACCGACAAGGACGGCGTGGACACCCTCACCGTCGAGGCCGAGGTCGACGGTGTCGAGACCACCCTGGTGGGCACCGGCAACGGCCCGATCTCGGCGTTCTTCCACGCCCTGCAGGGTCTGGACATCGACGCCCGGCTGCTGGACTACACCGAGCACACGATGAGCGAGGGCGCCTCCGCGCAGGCCGCCTCCTACATCGAGGTCGCCATCGGCGACAAGGTCCTGTGGGGCATCGGCATCGACGCCAACACGACCCGCGCCTCGCTGAAGGCGGTCGTCTCCGCCGTCAACCGCGCGGGCCGCTGA